In one window of Bdellovibrio bacteriovorus W DNA:
- a CDS encoding large Ala/Glu-rich protein (COG1716 FOG: FHA domain), whose product MSSSYIVLIHRKDQTLTREVTADSFSVGRSVDCDISLSDNQISRVHLTVSCQGNELLIEDRNSSNGTFVNDEKITPGVAIVVSPADRIQLGNSEYSLFIELKIEPVIEEAPPVFEEEPELEPTMAMPPPQMSPLQAEKIIHEAKRQAAQIVLEGETQAEKRVQAIYQKARADQAQAEQYYQNRLSEANKEADRIMEEYKKQGQTLLQDARRMSQEMREEVDHYVQTLREKAKKDAEVLMQESQAQADRVRAETFAQTREDARKESNEIIQGAKEEAQRLVEFTRLQTKDLEERLAQDTQSFNLLSQQLKDTQENLSKAMAELEDTSSKNAELKAEVCANETRIAQILQDEKDRIDELLRHEREEIEKYLTEKKQASEEIIREQNKKVQEAIQLEETRISELLRNEEERVAQIISHEESRVANLVAEEKERIEELLNRESAKISELRNEEADLLRSKESLTKTIEEHQLKQGRVIADLGDLEKKFLQLSKDYEAEKIRYAEKTALDLSQQKKSADERRNTYELELNKNLQQMEKKMLDAILTKKQELIQNIHSSLEQELVKVVPQEKWGPVSSTLKELVSESFEGRMATLAQESSSVKSIDKLVAQKRNEKIRWVTMGFAVGMLALFVGQTVLVKMRADQSPLQSMTLQAAQKRQEDLEARKFNPAQTSEVRESFTDSVIYTSNFASIYTDPVYQEKMYKAASQYLLKTWRVDEDKSIQVLAIATALVKDLADRRSKIHPDFVKEGIDKMKAAESESLLRMKDILGTEVRVESFRRFDRNFYTQELKNRKMAHH is encoded by the coding sequence TTGAGTTCTTCGTATATTGTTTTAATTCATCGCAAGGATCAGACGCTCACCCGTGAGGTGACGGCTGATTCTTTTTCTGTTGGTCGATCGGTTGATTGTGATATCTCACTCAGCGATAACCAAATCAGTCGTGTCCACTTGACGGTATCTTGTCAGGGGAACGAGTTGCTTATTGAGGATCGCAACTCGTCGAACGGCACTTTTGTGAACGATGAAAAGATTACGCCCGGGGTGGCAATCGTTGTTAGCCCCGCAGATCGTATTCAGCTAGGAAATTCTGAGTATTCCCTATTTATCGAACTAAAGATTGAGCCTGTCATTGAGGAAGCACCGCCCGTTTTTGAAGAAGAGCCTGAGCTCGAGCCGACAATGGCGATGCCGCCTCCGCAGATGAGTCCTTTGCAGGCCGAAAAAATTATTCACGAAGCTAAGCGCCAAGCTGCACAGATAGTCTTAGAGGGCGAGACTCAGGCTGAAAAAAGAGTTCAGGCCATTTATCAAAAAGCACGCGCCGATCAAGCGCAAGCCGAACAGTATTATCAAAATCGTTTGTCTGAAGCAAATAAAGAAGCTGATCGCATTATGGAAGAGTATAAAAAACAAGGGCAAACTCTTCTCCAAGATGCACGCCGTATGTCCCAAGAAATGCGGGAAGAAGTAGATCATTATGTGCAGACACTGCGTGAAAAAGCCAAAAAAGATGCAGAAGTCCTGATGCAGGAATCGCAAGCTCAGGCAGATCGAGTAAGAGCCGAAACTTTCGCACAAACGCGCGAAGACGCAAGAAAGGAATCCAATGAGATCATTCAAGGCGCCAAAGAGGAGGCTCAGCGACTGGTGGAGTTTACGAGGCTTCAAACTAAAGATCTTGAGGAACGTCTTGCGCAAGACACGCAAAGCTTCAATTTATTAAGTCAGCAGTTAAAAGATACTCAAGAAAACTTAAGTAAGGCAATGGCAGAACTTGAAGACACTTCCTCGAAGAATGCGGAATTAAAAGCTGAGGTCTGTGCCAATGAAACTAGAATTGCACAGATCCTTCAAGACGAAAAAGACCGTATTGATGAGCTTTTACGCCATGAGCGAGAGGAAATTGAAAAATATCTTACCGAGAAGAAACAAGCCTCCGAAGAAATAATTCGTGAGCAAAATAAAAAAGTTCAAGAAGCGATCCAACTTGAAGAAACGCGAATTTCTGAACTTTTACGAAATGAAGAAGAGAGAGTTGCTCAGATCATAAGTCATGAAGAAAGCCGAGTGGCAAATTTAGTGGCAGAAGAAAAAGAGCGTATCGAAGAGCTTCTTAATCGTGAATCTGCTAAAATTTCTGAACTAAGAAATGAGGAGGCCGACCTTCTTCGGTCTAAAGAGAGTTTAACAAAGACTATAGAAGAACATCAGTTGAAGCAGGGTAGAGTCATCGCCGATCTGGGTGATCTGGAGAAAAAGTTTTTACAACTCTCTAAAGACTACGAAGCAGAGAAAATCCGGTACGCAGAAAAAACTGCATTAGATCTCTCCCAGCAAAAAAAGAGTGCCGACGAACGAAGGAATACATATGAGTTAGAGCTTAATAAGAACCTCCAACAAATGGAAAAGAAAATGTTGGATGCAATCTTGACCAAAAAACAAGAACTTATTCAGAATATTCACTCTTCGTTGGAGCAAGAATTAGTAAAAGTAGTTCCTCAGGAAAAGTGGGGACCTGTATCGAGCACGCTCAAAGAATTAGTCTCTGAGTCCTTTGAAGGGCGTATGGCTACTCTGGCTCAAGAGTCTTCAAGTGTGAAGTCCATAGATAAACTTGTCGCACAAAAAAGAAACGAAAAAATTCGTTGGGTGACTATGGGGTTTGCTGTTGGGATGTTGGCTTTGTTTGTAGGGCAAACCGTCTTAGTTAAAATGCGTGCGGATCAAAGTCCTTTGCAATCCATGACCCTGCAAGCTGCGCAGAAGAGACAAGAAGATTTAGAGGCGCGTAAGTTCAACCCTGCACAGACAAGTGAGGTCCGTGAAAGCTTCACGGATTCGGTTATCTATACGAGTAACTTTGCTTCTATATACACGGATCCAGTCTATCAAGAGAAGATGTATAAGGCAGCATCTCAGTACCTGCTTAAAACCTGGAGAGTGGATGAGGATAAGTCTATCCAAGTCTTAGCAATTGCTACTGCATTAGTAAAAGACCTTGCTGATCGCCGTTCTAAAATCCATCCTGACTTTGTCAAAGAGGGGATTGATAAGATGAAGGCGGCCGAAAGTGAGTCTTTACTACGTATGAAAGATATCCTAGGAACCGAGGTGAGGGTCGAATCTTTCCGAAGGTTTGATCGTAATTTCTATACCCAGGAACTCAAAAATCGCAAAATGGCACATCACTAG
- a CDS encoding hypothetical protein (COG0697 Permeases of the drug/metabolite transporter (DMT) superfamily), whose protein sequence is MIFSSHNKVYAKLIGVSFIWGATYIAAKIVTTSIPPLVAATLRFSIAAILLVLVSYKYDKGLPKLNKNSALTTLGLGLSGIFLYNIFFFSALTKLEAGRSSLFVALSPAVTALAASFLYKEHLGPKRWLGVLIAFLGALIILTKGDLLSLFSDAQTSFGTGELMMMGAVVCWTLYTLIGRKASTDLSSIATTTYAVLWGLLFLTFFSLQDLMSMDWGLLTLKIWVSLVFMGAFATVLAFVWFLDGVRQIGASRTAVFNNLVPVFGVLLASSLIGETILASMVIGGAIGIFGVTLTNSPQKAKPVPSATLTESSP, encoded by the coding sequence GTGATTTTTTCATCCCATAATAAAGTTTATGCAAAACTGATCGGCGTCTCTTTTATTTGGGGTGCCACATACATAGCTGCCAAAATCGTGACAACAAGTATCCCTCCCCTCGTGGCTGCAACGCTACGTTTTTCTATCGCGGCAATTTTGTTAGTCTTAGTTTCCTATAAATACGACAAGGGACTTCCTAAACTAAATAAGAACTCTGCGCTTACCACACTTGGGTTAGGTCTATCAGGAATTTTTCTCTATAATATATTTTTCTTCTCGGCCCTCACAAAGTTGGAGGCTGGGCGTTCTTCATTATTTGTCGCACTCAGTCCGGCGGTCACCGCCCTCGCGGCAAGCTTCCTTTATAAAGAGCACTTGGGACCAAAGCGTTGGCTTGGTGTGCTCATAGCTTTCTTAGGCGCTTTGATTATTTTAACAAAGGGCGACCTACTTTCTCTTTTTTCTGATGCGCAAACTTCATTTGGCACCGGAGAATTGATGATGATGGGTGCTGTTGTTTGCTGGACGTTGTATACACTTATAGGCCGAAAGGCCTCTACAGACCTCAGCTCCATCGCCACTACAACTTATGCTGTCCTTTGGGGGCTTTTGTTTTTGACGTTTTTTTCACTTCAAGATCTCATGTCGATGGATTGGGGTCTTTTAACTCTTAAAATCTGGGTTTCGTTGGTTTTCATGGGAGCATTCGCAACGGTCTTGGCCTTTGTATGGTTCTTAGACGGAGTTCGTCAAATTGGCGCTTCAAGAACGGCCGTCTTTAATAACTTAGTTCCCGTCTTTGGAGTTCTTTTAGCGAGCAGTCTTATCGGAGAAACTATACTGGCCTCTATGGTCATCGGCGGAGCCATTGGGATCTTCGGCGTTACGTTGACGAACTCTCCACAAAAGGCAAAGCCCGTCCCATCTGCTACACTTACTGAAAGTAGTCCTTAA
- a CDS encoding putative hemagglutinin/hemolysin-related protein codes for MTNIWYVSIYRIVISFFTLATLGCGWTSVSIESRLNPKPRERVFGYAYLSSPNVQAQSSIAALCASSNEIQIFEYNRVRKQYDQIVATAKLDSQGRFEFFKDEITPSLNGNRQLLMRTQICDTALLRLVTDEDRQDINTSSTLLSWITQTGLIEDLSLESKTQFTELLKQFGKHDDFQTAYDALIASDFLKSMYRLTFSVDPALLLDSSPWVEVKSIKKSLSENTTSTFSIQAFHWFPTYEYFVAWTLPDGSVQKGKDLFEVSWTSSKNSQGIKNLTVEVGAYLNGGFSSTGERQILQVPLEVQNTFPAVPLVLSLVQSHLGNNEVDLPQVNLKVLQGVAQEKCATFSKFAITVNDPLPPTLLTDFQFSCDSLEEQVIPWLLPTTGTTVFRLWSVDSSGNVSSASSKVEVHYSPDHLVPPRLAVNSPADFYRAKHSVNVSGTCEPNLSFSITGPGILEAQNSVQCGPSGEFILTLFFSAGDGNKVFNFYQKKSSGVFTSFSKTYVRDTTPPLLTQNLVAPISYSTLDSHRFGGSCEPTHLIEVSGAATDSLPCPVNGTWTYDTPSVFTDGSRSFNFRQIDEAGNEASVSAQWIRKTSEPIFLITSSSDFLTTGDSVTFKGQCESGLKIFVNANLTPILCSSGSWSYTAHSTIDGVLNYSFKGVDLALNEKTLLGSWTRSTTGPRLILAQNQVSSTISNFVISGQCSAGSSGSDGLISLTGAQVDSIPCPSTDQNLATWQFTVSPTLDGVYQYTFSLSDYFVPPRKAQEVFTFVLDREAPVLTKLISVDGSLTSRTPNIEVKLEASDTLSPITAICIKTSADVPEASDSCWYPLNGPLLGMVPALSVSVPKFPINLGVIPSEYNVYAWVRDSLGNTSHNQKIPNVDYFKIQYAPVPPPMVGSVIASNNNVMNGDISEATFSAGQGIYIRWKAVGQSLKPLPVQIFFSMNDEDWIEVTPKIANANINCPQLTSSGNLGKDATGCYHWSSGAPTSKYFKIRVAVDNIYGAVAFSNSAPLNADGIGLLAGNLESGVGGSALAATFLTEDSMGRLYLRNQSLLVTNSGVIYLSDFFKGILKINPSTGVLESFIKKSSTCQRNYQQAVSVSSACVLNPQAVVLDQNEDLIIFDQDRLLKVSLGHTPATIKLIAGGGANTAHSVTDPFDLKINNTTLNVTTAHTILKVLPNNDILFTADSLNEGHLIKNNRNLRILSQSGSGLRMADIGGVGFHNAPAANITECGIVDIGFTYTPGDVEASDLFAYLRLPTASPAGCPGNTGDSAIIRSSRLSPTTYKVDISQKAHPTGIRGSYSSRSFVSLGGKAYSMTRQYIDEYRNGSFVKILGDANIGFCPDKTPANECSVDIDDIYVTSAGRLYFLSRGVIRMVDADGLVNTVFGSGLGGGDGDLAINARFKKIGMFDRSANGNVMIYDSSVYTIREFKELGNINSIIGNGKGGTHILGSGSASLTQPLPLSSTSNEVAYAYYLDDHNITFGSTLSQLAVWNRQAGFSSLAIGTNSGEDYRFIEDTPDKNRGDKIRINPPAVSAGRIIPVGAGGGRILAAMEGLYPSSFTRDSWLVEINSGNNFSMQPLVRAAGTDRGNAATFCADGISLVACAPSNSQSAVARYSTSQYWEEAGQHHWFVLHVSNSKRIMEISGESGAVMKTLVTLNDEASAFTRVQYNSKDYVFYCSRNSNKLVRVELFPDGSTFETTLPWPDDSLACTGKSLVFDIKNAKPRILFQIEQFTLQGVASHEKIF; via the coding sequence ATGACGAATATCTGGTATGTTTCTATTTATCGCATTGTAATTTCTTTTTTTACCCTGGCCACTCTTGGGTGCGGCTGGACCTCAGTATCCATCGAAAGTCGCCTGAATCCAAAGCCGCGGGAACGTGTTTTTGGATATGCCTATTTGTCTTCTCCGAACGTGCAAGCTCAGTCTTCAATAGCAGCCCTCTGTGCATCTTCTAATGAAATCCAGATTTTTGAATATAACCGTGTGAGAAAGCAGTACGACCAGATTGTCGCCACAGCAAAGTTAGATTCACAGGGGCGCTTTGAGTTTTTCAAAGATGAAATTACACCTTCTCTGAATGGGAACAGACAGCTTCTCATGCGAACCCAAATTTGCGACACAGCCTTGCTTCGCCTCGTGACTGATGAGGATCGCCAAGATATCAACACGAGCAGCACCTTGTTGAGTTGGATCACTCAGACAGGGTTGATAGAAGACCTGTCGTTGGAATCGAAAACTCAATTTACGGAGCTTCTCAAACAATTTGGTAAGCACGATGATTTTCAAACCGCATATGATGCTTTGATAGCCTCAGACTTTTTGAAGAGTATGTATAGGCTGACATTTTCTGTGGATCCAGCATTGTTATTAGACTCTTCTCCTTGGGTAGAAGTTAAAAGTATAAAGAAATCTCTTTCAGAAAATACGACCTCTACATTTTCTATTCAGGCTTTTCATTGGTTTCCAACTTATGAATATTTCGTTGCGTGGACTTTGCCGGATGGAAGCGTGCAAAAAGGAAAAGATCTTTTTGAAGTCTCATGGACAAGTTCTAAGAACTCTCAGGGAATAAAAAATCTAACAGTAGAAGTTGGTGCCTACCTTAATGGAGGCTTTTCTTCGACTGGGGAAAGACAAATTTTACAAGTTCCTCTAGAAGTCCAAAATACTTTTCCGGCAGTTCCTTTGGTACTGTCTTTGGTGCAAAGTCATTTGGGTAATAACGAGGTAGATCTACCACAGGTAAACTTGAAAGTGCTTCAAGGTGTCGCGCAGGAAAAATGTGCAACGTTCTCTAAGTTTGCAATCACCGTGAACGATCCATTGCCTCCCACTCTTCTAACAGATTTTCAGTTCTCCTGTGACTCATTGGAGGAGCAAGTGATACCATGGCTTCTGCCAACGACGGGGACAACGGTTTTTCGATTGTGGTCAGTGGATAGTAGTGGAAATGTTAGCAGTGCTTCTTCGAAAGTCGAGGTTCACTATTCCCCAGATCATTTGGTTCCTCCTCGATTAGCGGTTAACTCTCCTGCAGATTTCTATCGTGCTAAGCACAGTGTGAACGTCAGTGGCACCTGTGAGCCAAATCTTTCTTTTTCAATAACAGGTCCAGGAATTCTAGAAGCACAAAACTCTGTTCAGTGTGGCCCGTCGGGAGAGTTTATACTTACCCTGTTTTTTTCGGCAGGTGATGGAAATAAAGTCTTTAACTTTTATCAAAAAAAATCATCGGGCGTCTTTACCAGTTTTTCAAAAACGTATGTAAGAGATACGACGCCGCCGTTGTTAACTCAAAACCTTGTCGCGCCTATTTCTTATTCTACTTTGGACTCTCACAGGTTCGGCGGGTCTTGTGAACCGACTCATTTGATTGAGGTTAGTGGTGCTGCAACTGATAGCTTACCTTGTCCAGTCAATGGTACTTGGACCTATGACACTCCTTCAGTTTTCACTGATGGGAGCAGAAGTTTTAACTTTCGACAGATAGATGAAGCTGGTAATGAGGCCTCTGTTTCAGCCCAATGGATTCGTAAGACGAGTGAGCCGATATTTCTCATTACCTCTTCTTCGGACTTCTTAACGACTGGAGATAGCGTTACTTTTAAAGGGCAATGCGAAAGTGGTCTTAAGATTTTCGTAAATGCAAACCTGACTCCGATTTTGTGTAGCTCAGGAAGTTGGAGCTATACAGCGCATTCGACTATCGACGGAGTTTTGAATTATTCTTTTAAAGGTGTCGATCTTGCTTTAAATGAGAAGACCCTTTTGGGCTCTTGGACTCGAAGCACGACGGGGCCACGTCTGATATTAGCTCAGAATCAAGTTTCGTCCACAATATCGAATTTTGTAATTTCAGGTCAATGTTCTGCCGGAAGCTCTGGCTCTGATGGGTTGATTTCTTTGACCGGTGCACAGGTTGACTCTATTCCGTGCCCTAGCACGGATCAGAACTTGGCAACATGGCAATTTACGGTGTCGCCAACTCTAGATGGTGTCTACCAATATACATTTTCTCTTAGTGATTACTTTGTTCCACCTCGTAAAGCGCAGGAAGTTTTCACGTTTGTTTTAGATCGCGAAGCACCAGTACTTACGAAGCTGATTTCTGTAGATGGAAGTCTTACAAGTCGCACGCCGAATATCGAAGTGAAGCTTGAGGCCTCCGATACATTAAGCCCTATTACCGCTATTTGTATCAAGACATCAGCAGATGTTCCCGAAGCGAGCGATAGCTGTTGGTACCCTCTGAATGGACCGCTGTTAGGAATGGTTCCGGCTCTTTCTGTTTCAGTACCAAAGTTTCCGATCAATCTCGGGGTGATTCCGTCTGAGTATAATGTGTATGCTTGGGTGCGCGACAGTTTAGGCAATACGTCTCATAATCAAAAAATTCCCAATGTAGATTATTTCAAGATTCAATATGCGCCGGTGCCACCACCAATGGTTGGGTCGGTCATTGCATCTAATAATAACGTGATGAACGGAGATATATCGGAAGCGACCTTTAGCGCGGGGCAGGGGATTTACATTCGCTGGAAGGCCGTAGGGCAATCTCTTAAACCTCTACCTGTTCAGATTTTCTTTTCTATGAATGACGAGGATTGGATAGAAGTCACTCCGAAGATTGCAAATGCCAATATCAATTGTCCTCAGCTAACAAGCTCAGGGAATCTCGGAAAAGATGCAACCGGTTGTTACCATTGGAGCAGTGGGGCTCCTACTTCGAAATACTTTAAGATTCGAGTCGCTGTGGATAATATTTATGGAGCTGTGGCTTTCTCTAACAGCGCTCCATTAAATGCTGATGGGATAGGTTTGCTAGCAGGAAACTTAGAGTCGGGAGTGGGGGGCAGTGCGCTGGCAGCCACTTTTCTAACTGAGGACTCTATGGGGCGTCTTTATCTTAGAAATCAATCGCTGTTGGTAACAAACAGTGGAGTTATTTATTTGAGTGATTTCTTTAAAGGAATTTTGAAGATAAACCCTTCCACGGGCGTTCTAGAAAGCTTTATTAAAAAGTCTTCTACTTGTCAGCGCAACTATCAGCAAGCCGTTTCAGTGAGTTCGGCCTGTGTTCTAAATCCTCAAGCGGTGGTTCTAGATCAAAACGAAGACCTTATTATTTTTGATCAGGATAGACTGTTAAAGGTGTCACTGGGACACACTCCGGCAACGATTAAGCTCATCGCTGGCGGCGGAGCCAATACCGCTCACTCGGTTACTGATCCATTTGATTTAAAGATTAACAATACAACACTCAATGTGACCACGGCTCATACGATACTAAAAGTGCTTCCGAATAATGATATTCTTTTTACAGCGGATAGCTTAAATGAAGGCCATCTTATTAAAAATAATCGCAATCTTAGAATTCTTTCCCAATCAGGATCTGGATTGCGCATGGCTGATATTGGGGGCGTTGGATTTCATAATGCACCAGCCGCCAATATTACAGAATGTGGAATCGTTGATATTGGCTTTACTTATACACCCGGTGATGTCGAGGCTAGTGATTTGTTTGCTTATCTGCGCCTTCCAACAGCAAGTCCGGCAGGCTGTCCTGGAAATACGGGGGACTCAGCCATTATTCGATCTTCCCGTCTGAGTCCAACGACCTATAAGGTTGATATATCACAGAAGGCTCATCCAACTGGGATAAGAGGGAGCTACTCTTCAAGAAGTTTTGTTTCTTTAGGCGGAAAGGCCTATTCGATGACTCGACAGTATATTGACGAGTACCGAAATGGATCTTTCGTAAAAATTCTTGGCGATGCAAATATTGGTTTTTGTCCCGATAAGACCCCAGCCAATGAGTGCTCTGTAGACATCGACGATATCTATGTAACAAGTGCGGGGAGATTATACTTTTTAAGTCGTGGTGTGATTCGCATGGTGGACGCTGACGGCCTTGTGAATACAGTTTTTGGAAGTGGACTTGGTGGTGGTGACGGGGATTTGGCAATAAATGCTCGTTTTAAAAAGATCGGAATGTTTGATCGATCTGCAAATGGAAATGTCATGATCTATGACTCGTCTGTTTATACGATTCGAGAGTTTAAAGAGTTAGGTAATATAAATTCTATTATTGGTAATGGAAAGGGAGGAACACATATACTGGGTTCAGGCTCAGCCTCTTTGACCCAGCCACTTCCATTGTCTTCCACTTCGAATGAAGTGGCCTATGCCTACTATCTTGATGATCACAATATCACCTTTGGCTCAACTCTTTCGCAGCTAGCTGTGTGGAATCGTCAGGCTGGATTTTCAAGTCTAGCTATCGGCACTAACTCAGGTGAAGACTATCGCTTTATCGAAGACACACCTGATAAGAATCGTGGTGATAAGATCCGCATTAATCCTCCAGCGGTTTCAGCCGGTAGGATCATCCCCGTCGGCGCTGGAGGCGGAAGGATATTAGCAGCGATGGAGGGGTTGTATCCGAGTTCCTTCACTAGAGACAGTTGGCTTGTCGAGATAAACTCTGGAAATAATTTTTCTATGCAGCCTTTAGTGCGAGCAGCGGGGACTGATAGAGGAAATGCCGCTACATTTTGTGCAGACGGAATTTCATTGGTGGCTTGTGCGCCTTCAAACTCTCAAAGTGCGGTGGCTCGCTATTCTACCTCTCAGTATTGGGAAGAAGCAGGTCAGCACCACTGGTTTGTTTTGCACGTCTCTAATAGTAAAAGAATTATGGAGATTTCTGGAGAAAGTGGCGCAGTCATGAAAACACTGGTTACTCTGAATGATGAAGCCTCTGCTTTTACTAGGGTCCAATATAACTCCAAAGATTACGTGTTCTATTGCTCAAGGAATTCAAATAAGTTGGTGCGCGTGGAGTTGTTTCCAGATGGATCGACTTTTGAGACGACACTGCCTTGGCCCGATGATTCCTTAGCCTGCACTGGTAAGTCATTAGTGTTTGATATTAAAAATGCCAAGCCTAGAATTTTATTCCAAATTGAGCAGTTCACGCTTCAAGGGGTTGCATCTCACGAGAAGATTTTTTAA
- a CDS encoding microtubule binding protein (COG2885 Outer membrane protein and related peptidoglycan-associated (lipo)proteins) — protein sequence MSFNYSKNRENQSQDSFWTSYSDLFLGLSTIFLLLYVTASLRTGTEGLRSQIESEKLSMRVEELQQQLRMYESVKNDYMQNQATKNEMNEYEELMDKLTLLQEDTKSEKERLLQEAYESENKMKALNKYQQMVRNVLNANKMAKSKIVNRDDLIKEQDVEIQGQEFTIAELNKDIADKKQRIAQGQAQIQQAQQQLAKKSKDLQAAFKANKLTKAAYEQRMAQAKAESQATVSKLNQANAQYQEQLQSANQQLGQVQDELSKTQGLLSHKEEEARYLAGSLAKNKVESQQKMAAMSAGFAAEKEGLKAGFAKEKAGLEAEKALGAAKVADLRGKLNTTQSELAKAKAEIEARKSVANEIQKGFAKAGVKADINQSGDVVLDFGQAYFDSDSDRLKLEMKSVLEKAMPIYSKSLFGNPKLSGKISAVEVIGFASPTYQGRFIDPSSNRPEDKVALKYNMDLSYRRANSIFSYLIDQSDVRQFAHQKELLSLMKVSGRSFLEVMQVQNRNVATATEFCRQNDCKKAQRVIIRFSMDQNK from the coding sequence ATGTCATTTAACTACAGCAAAAATCGGGAGAATCAATCGCAGGATAGTTTTTGGACATCCTACTCAGATTTATTCTTAGGTCTGAGCACGATATTTCTTCTGCTTTATGTAACCGCAAGTCTTCGTACGGGAACTGAAGGGCTACGCAGTCAAATTGAAAGTGAAAAGCTTTCGATGCGCGTAGAAGAACTTCAGCAGCAGCTGCGTATGTATGAATCCGTTAAAAACGATTACATGCAGAATCAGGCTACTAAAAATGAAATGAATGAGTATGAAGAGCTCATGGATAAACTGACTCTTCTGCAAGAAGATACGAAGTCAGAAAAAGAACGCCTGTTGCAAGAGGCTTATGAGAGCGAAAATAAAATGAAAGCTCTTAATAAATATCAACAGATGGTAAGAAATGTTTTAAATGCCAACAAGATGGCTAAATCCAAGATCGTCAATCGTGATGACCTTATTAAAGAACAAGATGTAGAGATCCAAGGTCAAGAGTTCACCATTGCAGAACTTAATAAAGATATTGCTGATAAGAAGCAGCGTATTGCCCAAGGCCAAGCGCAGATTCAGCAGGCACAGCAACAACTAGCTAAAAAAAGCAAAGATCTTCAAGCCGCATTCAAAGCTAATAAGCTAACTAAAGCCGCTTACGAGCAGCGCATGGCGCAAGCAAAAGCCGAGAGTCAAGCAACGGTTAGTAAATTGAATCAGGCCAATGCTCAATATCAAGAACAGCTGCAGAGTGCAAACCAACAACTAGGTCAGGTTCAAGATGAACTTTCTAAAACCCAAGGGTTGCTTTCACATAAAGAAGAAGAGGCGCGCTACTTAGCGGGTAGCCTTGCTAAAAACAAAGTCGAGTCGCAACAAAAAATGGCTGCTATGTCAGCAGGGTTTGCGGCAGAGAAGGAAGGTCTGAAGGCAGGATTTGCCAAAGAGAAAGCTGGCTTAGAGGCAGAGAAAGCTTTAGGGGCAGCCAAAGTTGCTGACCTGCGCGGAAAACTAAATACGACTCAAAGCGAATTGGCTAAAGCCAAAGCTGAGATTGAAGCCCGTAAATCTGTAGCTAACGAAATACAAAAAGGTTTTGCGAAAGCGGGCGTGAAAGCAGACATCAATCAGTCAGGTGATGTGGTTTTAGATTTTGGCCAAGCTTATTTTGATAGTGATTCTGATAGATTGAAACTCGAAATGAAGAGTGTTTTAGAAAAGGCGATGCCGATTTATTCCAAATCTCTTTTCGGCAATCCGAAGCTTTCAGGAAAGATATCGGCAGTTGAGGTGATCGGTTTTGCTTCACCAACATATCAAGGTCGATTCATTGATCCTTCGAGCAACCGACCGGAAGACAAGGTGGCTTTGAAGTATAATATGGATTTAAGTTACCGACGTGCAAACTCGATCTTCTCATATTTAATTGATCAAAGTGATGTGCGTCAATTTGCTCATCAAAAAGAACTTCTGTCTTTGATGAAGGTATCAGGACGAAGCTTCTTGGAAGTGATGCAAGTACAGAATCGCAACGTAGCAACGGCTACTGAATTCTGTCGCCAGAACGATTGTAAAAAAGCGCAAAGAGTTATTATTAGATTTAGCATGGATCAGAATAAGTAA